A genomic window from Pseudomonas alcaligenes includes:
- a CDS encoding DUF1302 domain-containing protein — translation MTTTKPFWRLAKLPLAVSLASTLAAPAFGVTFNIGEIEGQLDSSLSVGASWSVRGADPDLVGARNGGEASSQTGDDGRLNFKKGETFSKIFKGIHDLELKYGDTGVFIRGKYWYDFELKDEHRLLYDIDDSNRKEAAQSSGAQILDAFVYHNYTVADQPGSVRLGKQVVSWGESTFIFNSINSINPVDAAAFRRPGAEIKEGLIPVNMFYVSQSLTENLSAEAFYQIEWDQTIADNCGTFFSVDVVQDGCVDRLAVQGSDLDPTGAAGYRYLGRLGDEDARDSGQWGLALRWFSPELNDTEFGFYTMNYHSRTPILSYVAGDPGLYDVEDPVTGELSGKYFLDYPEDIRLHGVSFSTNVGSTAVSGELSYRPNMPMQLNTTDLTVASVAQAGPLIWNNSPIYTSGHADRGAGELIKGYVRKPMTQAQVTVTQFVDQVMGAERLTLVGEVGYTHVSDLGKNELRFGRAPEFGNGEIPTNSLCETLLNSPNPQNCDNKGFFTNTSWGYRARAILDYNDVFAGVNLKPNVSWSHDVDGYSPTFTEGNKAISVGVDAEYQNTYTASLSYTDFFGGEYNTNTDRDFVALSFGVNF, via the coding sequence ATGACAACCACTAAACCGTTCTGGCGTCTGGCCAAGCTGCCTCTGGCAGTCAGCCTCGCCTCAACCCTCGCTGCCCCGGCTTTCGGTGTCACCTTCAACATCGGTGAGATCGAGGGTCAGCTCGATTCTTCTCTGTCTGTCGGTGCCAGTTGGTCGGTGCGTGGCGCCGATCCGGATCTGGTCGGTGCCCGTAACGGCGGCGAGGCTTCCTCGCAGACCGGCGACGATGGCCGCCTGAACTTCAAGAAGGGCGAGACCTTCTCGAAGATCTTCAAGGGCATCCACGACCTGGAACTGAAGTACGGCGACACCGGTGTCTTCATCCGTGGCAAGTACTGGTACGACTTCGAGCTGAAGGACGAGCATCGCCTGCTCTATGACATCGACGACAGCAACCGCAAGGAAGCCGCCCAGTCCTCCGGCGCCCAGATCCTCGACGCCTTCGTCTACCACAACTACACCGTCGCCGATCAGCCGGGTTCCGTTCGTCTGGGCAAGCAGGTGGTGAGCTGGGGTGAGAGCACCTTCATCTTCAACTCGATCAACTCCATCAACCCGGTTGACGCCGCCGCGTTCCGTCGTCCCGGAGCCGAGATCAAGGAAGGCCTGATCCCGGTCAACATGTTCTACGTGTCGCAGAGCCTGACCGAGAATCTCTCGGCAGAGGCCTTCTATCAGATCGAATGGGATCAGACCATTGCCGACAACTGCGGCACCTTCTTCTCCGTCGATGTGGTGCAGGATGGCTGCGTGGATCGTCTGGCCGTACAGGGCAGCGATCTGGATCCGACCGGCGCCGCCGGTTACCGCTACCTCGGTCGCCTGGGCGATGAGGATGCTCGTGACAGCGGCCAGTGGGGCCTGGCGCTGCGCTGGTTCTCGCCCGAGCTGAACGACACCGAGTTCGGTTTCTACACCATGAACTACCACAGCCGCACCCCGATTCTGTCCTATGTGGCAGGTGATCCCGGTCTGTACGACGTGGAGGATCCGGTTACCGGTGAGCTGAGCGGCAAGTACTTCCTGGATTACCCGGAAGACATCCGCCTGCATGGCGTGAGCTTCTCCACCAACGTCGGCTCCACTGCCGTGTCCGGTGAGCTGAGCTACCGCCCGAACATGCCGATGCAGCTCAATACCACCGACCTGACCGTTGCCTCCGTGGCTCAGGCCGGCCCGCTGATCTGGAACAACAGTCCGATCTACACCAGTGGTCATGCCGATCGTGGTGCGGGTGAGCTGATCAAGGGTTATGTGCGTAAGCCAATGACTCAGGCTCAGGTAACCGTGACCCAGTTCGTCGATCAGGTCATGGGGGCCGAGCGTCTGACCTTGGTTGGTGAGGTCGGTTATACCCACGTCAGCGATCTGGGCAAGAACGAGCTGCGTTTTGGTCGCGCCCCGGAGTTTGGTAATGGTGAGATTCCCACCAACTCTCTGTGCGAGACCCTGCTCAACTCGCCCAATCCGCAGAACTGCGACAACAAGGGCTTCTTTACCAACACCTCCTGGGGCTACCGCGCTCGCGCCATCCTCGACTACAACGACGTGTTTGCCGGTGTGAACCTCAAACCCAACGTCTCCTGGTCGCATGATGTGGATGGTTACAGCCCGACCTTCACCGAAGGCAACAAGGCCATCAGCGTCGGCGTCGATGCCGAGTATCAGAACACCTATACCGCCAGCCTGTCCTACACCGACTTCTTCGGTGGCGAGTACAACACCAACACTGATCGCGACTTCGTCGCCCTCAGCTTCGGCGTGAACTTCTAA
- a CDS encoding acetyl-CoA C-acyltransferase: protein MSDIVIVSGARTPMGGFQGSLSSVPAVELGAIAIREAVARAGIQPADVQEVIMGCVLPAGLKQGPARQASLGAGLPAATGCTTINKLCGSGMKAVMQAFDALKAGSNEVMVAGGMESMSNAPYIVEKARTGLRMGHGEIKDHMFLDGLEDARTGRLMGSFAQETADKYGITREQMDAYAIESLKRAQAAIQSGELASEIVPVTVTSRKGEVVVKDDEQPLTANLDKIPTLKPAFKKDGTITAANASSISDGASALVLMTAEEADKRGLKPLAKIVAHATQSQDPSEFTIAPIGAMSNLFKKTGWSKDDVDLYEINEAFAMVTMLAMREHGLDHAKVNVFGGACAQGHPVGSTGSRLIVTLINALQKKGGKRGVASLCIGGGEATAVAIELL from the coding sequence ATGTCCGATATCGTCATCGTTAGCGGCGCCCGCACCCCCATGGGTGGCTTCCAGGGCAGCCTGTCCAGCGTGCCTGCCGTGGAGCTTGGCGCCATCGCCATCCGCGAGGCCGTGGCCCGTGCCGGTATCCAGCCCGCCGATGTGCAGGAAGTGATCATGGGCTGCGTACTGCCCGCCGGCCTCAAGCAGGGTCCGGCCCGCCAGGCCTCGCTGGGCGCCGGCCTGCCGGCGGCCACCGGCTGCACCACGATCAACAAGCTGTGCGGCTCCGGCATGAAGGCCGTGATGCAGGCCTTCGACGCGCTCAAGGCCGGCAGCAACGAGGTGATGGTCGCCGGCGGCATGGAGAGCATGTCCAACGCCCCCTACATCGTCGAGAAGGCCCGCACCGGCCTGCGCATGGGCCATGGCGAGATCAAGGACCACATGTTCCTCGACGGCCTGGAAGATGCCCGCACCGGTCGCCTGATGGGCTCCTTCGCCCAGGAGACCGCGGACAAGTACGGCATCACCCGCGAGCAGATGGACGCCTACGCCATCGAGTCGCTGAAGCGCGCCCAGGCTGCCATCCAGAGCGGTGAACTGGCCAGCGAGATCGTCCCGGTCACCGTCACCAGCCGCAAGGGCGAGGTGGTGGTGAAGGATGACGAGCAGCCGCTGACCGCCAACCTGGACAAGATCCCGACCCTCAAGCCGGCCTTCAAGAAGGACGGCACCATCACCGCCGCCAACGCCAGCTCGATCTCCGACGGCGCCAGCGCCCTGGTGCTGATGACCGCCGAGGAAGCCGACAAGCGTGGCCTCAAGCCGCTGGCGAAGATCGTCGCCCACGCCACCCAGAGCCAGGACCCGAGCGAGTTCACCATCGCCCCGATCGGCGCCATGAGCAACCTGTTCAAGAAGACCGGCTGGAGCAAGGACGACGTCGACCTGTACGAGATCAACGAGGCCTTCGCCATGGTCACCATGCTGGCCATGCGCGAACACGGCCTGGACCATGCCAAGGTCAACGTCTTCGGCGGCGCCTGCGCTCAGGGCCACCCGGTCGGCTCCACCGGCTCGCGCCTGATCGTCACCCTGATCAACGCCCTGCAGAAGAAGGGCGGCAAGCGCGGCGTGGCGTCGCTGTGCATCGGCGGTGGCGAAGCGACCGCCGTGGCCATCGAGCTGCTTTAA
- a CDS encoding LysE family translocator, translating to MYWAEFLTVALIHLLAVASPGPDFAIVVRESVAHGRRAGTWTAVGVGTGIFVHVAYSLLGIGLIVSQSIVLFNALKWLAAAYLFYIGIKALRAKPAAPGSLEVAGDGIERSPRAAFMTGFVTNGLNPKATLFFLSLFTAVINPHTPLAVQAGYGVYLAFATALWFCLVALLFSQRRVRAGFARLGHWFDRLMGAVLVGLGVKLAFTELR from the coding sequence ATGTACTGGGCGGAATTTCTCACCGTGGCGCTGATCCACCTGCTGGCCGTGGCCAGCCCGGGGCCGGATTTTGCCATCGTCGTGCGCGAGAGCGTGGCCCATGGTCGGCGCGCCGGAACCTGGACGGCAGTCGGCGTCGGCACCGGCATCTTCGTGCATGTGGCCTACTCGCTGCTCGGCATCGGCCTGATCGTGTCGCAGTCCATCGTGCTGTTCAACGCGCTGAAGTGGCTGGCGGCGGCCTACCTGTTCTACATCGGCATCAAGGCGCTGCGCGCCAAGCCGGCGGCGCCGGGCAGCCTGGAAGTGGCCGGCGATGGCATCGAGCGTTCGCCACGCGCGGCATTCATGACCGGTTTCGTCACCAACGGCTTGAACCCCAAGGCCACGCTGTTCTTCCTCTCGCTGTTCACCGCAGTGATCAACCCGCACACGCCGCTGGCGGTGCAGGCCGGCTACGGCGTCTACCTGGCCTTCGCCACGGCGCTGTGGTTCTGCCTGGTGGCACTGCTGTTCAGCCAGCGCCGGGTGCGCGCCGGCTTCGCCCGCCTGGGCCACTGGTTCGACCGGCTGATGGGCGCGGTGCTGGTGGGGCTGGGCGTTAAGCTGGCCTTTACCGAGCTTCGATAA
- a CDS encoding DUF1329 domain-containing protein, giving the protein MKTTKYLLQSGALALSLLATSVMAAVSADEAAKLGTTLTPLGAEKAGNADGSIPEWTGGLPKNAGTADDRGFLSDPFASEQPLFTITAQNVDQYKDKLTPGQVAMFKRYPDSFKIPVYPTHRSATAPQSVLDDVKINATNTKLVEGGNGLENFKTAYPFPIPQNGLEAIWNQITRYRGGSVRRLVTQATPQANGSYSLVYFQDEFTFPTSLTDYDPSKPSNILFYFKQRVTAPARLAGNVLLVHETLNQVKEPRLAWLYNAGQRRVRRAPQVSYDGPGTAADGLRTSDNFDMYNGAPDRYDWKLNGKKEIYIPYNSYKLDSPKLKYADIIKAGHLNPEHTRYELHRVWHVTGTLKAGERHIYAKRDVFIDEDTWQAAVIDHYDGRGALWRVAEAHAQYYYDKQVPWYTVETLHDIISGRYLALGMKNEEKQSYDFNYKAASSDYTPAALRQAGVR; this is encoded by the coding sequence ATGAAAACAACAAAGTACCTGCTGCAATCCGGGGCACTGGCCCTCTCCCTGCTGGCTACCAGTGTGATGGCTGCCGTCTCCGCCGATGAGGCCGCCAAGCTGGGCACCACCCTGACTCCGCTGGGGGCGGAGAAGGCTGGTAACGCCGATGGCTCCATTCCCGAGTGGACCGGCGGTCTGCCCAAGAATGCCGGTACCGCCGATGACCGCGGCTTCCTCAGCGATCCGTTCGCCAGTGAGCAGCCGCTGTTCACCATCACCGCGCAGAATGTCGACCAGTACAAGGACAAGCTGACTCCCGGTCAGGTCGCCATGTTCAAGCGCTACCCGGACAGCTTCAAGATCCCGGTTTACCCGACTCATCGCTCCGCCACTGCTCCGCAGAGCGTGCTGGACGATGTGAAGATCAACGCGACCAATACCAAGCTGGTCGAGGGCGGTAACGGTCTGGAGAACTTCAAGACCGCTTACCCCTTCCCGATCCCGCAGAACGGTCTGGAAGCGATCTGGAACCAGATCACCCGTTATCGTGGCGGTAGCGTGCGTCGCCTGGTTACCCAGGCTACTCCGCAGGCCAACGGCTCCTACAGCCTGGTCTACTTCCAGGACGAGTTCACCTTCCCGACCAGCCTGACCGACTACGATCCGAGCAAGCCGAGCAACATCCTGTTCTACTTCAAGCAGCGCGTGACCGCGCCGGCACGTCTGGCCGGTAACGTTCTGCTGGTCCACGAGACCCTGAACCAGGTGAAGGAGCCGCGTCTGGCCTGGCTGTACAACGCTGGTCAGCGTCGTGTGCGCCGTGCCCCGCAGGTGTCCTACGACGGCCCGGGTACCGCGGCCGACGGCCTGCGTACCTCCGACAACTTCGACATGTACAACGGCGCTCCGGATCGCTACGACTGGAAGCTGAATGGCAAGAAGGAGATCTACATCCCGTACAACTCCTACAAGCTGGACTCGCCGAAGCTGAAGTACGCCGACATCATCAAGGCTGGCCACCTGAACCCGGAACACACTCGCTACGAGTTGCACCGCGTCTGGCACGTGACCGGTACCCTGAAGGCCGGCGAGCGCCACATCTACGCCAAGCGTGATGTGTTCATCGACGAGGATACCTGGCAGGCCGCTGTGATCGACCATTACGACGGTCGTGGCGCCCTGTGGCGTGTCGCCGAGGCCCATGCCCAGTACTACTACGACAAGCAAGTGCCGTGGTACACCGTGGAAACCCTGCACGACATCATCTCTGGTCGCTATCTGGCCCTGGGTATGAAGAACGAGGAGAAGCAGTCCTACGACTTCAACTACAAGGCCGCTTCCAGCGATTACACCCCGGCTGCCCTGCGTCAGGCCGGCGTGCGTTAA
- a CDS encoding fatty acid--CoA ligase, translating into MLQTRVIPPAANANQAPLLIKRLLLSGSRYEKTREIVYRDQLRYSYATFNERVARLANVLSAAGVKAGDTVAVMDWDSHRYLECMFAIPMIGAVLHTINIRLSADQILYTMNHAEDRFVLVNSEFVPLYKGIEAQLTTVEKTILLTDGAEKSAELPNLVGEYESLLAAASTKYDFQDFDENSVATTFYTTGTTGNPKGVYFTHRQLVLHTLAEASVLGSLDSVRLLGTDDVYMPITPMFHVHAWGIPYVATMLGIKQVYPGRYEPDMLCRLIREEKVTFSHCVPTILQMMLNAPSAQGYDFAGLKVIIGGSALNRALYEAAKARGIQLTAAYGMSETCPLISCAHINEELKAGSEDERVTYRIKAGVPVPLVEAALMGADGQLLPADGETQGELVLRAPWLTMGYFNEPQKSAELWEHGWLHTGDVATLDDFGFIDIRDRIKDVIKTGGEWLSSLELEDLISRHPAVREVAVVGVPDPQWGERPFALLVLREGQALDAKGLKEHLIPFVELGHINKWAIPSQIALVTDIPKTSVGKLDKKRIRLDIAQWQAAGSAFLSTL; encoded by the coding sequence ATGCTGCAGACCCGAGTCATCCCGCCAGCCGCCAATGCCAACCAGGCTCCGCTGCTGATCAAGCGCTTGCTGCTCTCCGGCAGCCGTTACGAGAAGACCCGCGAGATCGTCTACCGCGACCAGCTGCGCTACAGCTACGCCACCTTCAACGAGCGCGTGGCGCGCCTGGCCAACGTGCTGAGCGCGGCCGGGGTCAAGGCTGGCGATACCGTGGCGGTGATGGACTGGGACAGCCACCGCTACCTGGAGTGCATGTTCGCCATTCCGATGATCGGCGCGGTGCTGCACACCATCAACATCCGCCTGTCCGCCGACCAGATCCTCTACACCATGAACCATGCCGAGGACCGCTTCGTGCTGGTCAACAGCGAGTTCGTGCCGCTGTACAAGGGCATCGAGGCCCAGCTGACCACGGTGGAGAAGACCATCCTGCTCACCGACGGCGCCGAGAAGAGTGCCGAGCTGCCCAATCTGGTCGGCGAGTACGAGAGCCTGCTGGCCGCCGCCAGTACGAAGTATGACTTCCAGGACTTCGACGAGAACTCGGTGGCCACCACCTTCTACACCACCGGCACCACCGGCAACCCCAAGGGAGTGTACTTCACCCACCGTCAGCTGGTGCTGCACACCCTGGCCGAGGCCAGCGTACTGGGTAGCCTGGACAGCGTGCGCCTGCTCGGCACCGATGACGTGTACATGCCGATCACGCCGATGTTCCACGTGCACGCCTGGGGCATCCCCTACGTGGCCACCATGCTCGGCATCAAGCAGGTCTATCCCGGGCGCTACGAGCCGGACATGCTGTGCCGGCTGATTCGCGAGGAGAAGGTGACCTTCTCGCACTGCGTGCCGACCATCCTGCAGATGATGCTCAACGCGCCCAGCGCCCAGGGCTATGACTTCGCCGGGCTCAAGGTGATCATCGGCGGCAGCGCGCTGAATCGCGCCCTGTACGAGGCGGCCAAGGCCCGCGGCATCCAGCTGACGGCGGCCTATGGCATGTCCGAGACCTGCCCGCTTATCTCCTGCGCGCACATCAATGAAGAACTCAAGGCCGGCAGCGAGGACGAGCGTGTCACCTACCGGATCAAGGCCGGTGTGCCGGTGCCGCTGGTGGAGGCCGCGCTGATGGGGGCGGACGGTCAGCTGCTACCCGCCGATGGCGAAACCCAGGGCGAGCTGGTGCTGCGCGCGCCCTGGCTGACTATGGGCTACTTCAACGAGCCGCAGAAGAGCGCCGAACTGTGGGAGCACGGCTGGCTGCACACCGGTGACGTGGCAACCCTGGATGATTTCGGTTTCATCGACATCCGCGACCGCATCAAGGATGTGATCAAGACCGGTGGCGAATGGCTGTCGTCGCTGGAACTGGAAGACCTGATCAGTCGCCATCCGGCCGTGCGCGAGGTGGCGGTGGTAGGGGTCCCCGATCCGCAATGGGGCGAGCGTCCCTTCGCCCTGCTGGTGCTGCGCGAGGGGCAGGCGCTGGATGCCAAGGGACTGAAGGAGCATCTCATCCCCTTCGTCGAACTGGGCCACATCAACAAGTGGGCGATACCCAGTCAGATCGCGCTTGTTACCGATATTCCCAAAACTAGTGTGGGCAAGCTGGACAAGAAACGAATTCGTCTTGATATCGCCCAGTGGCAGGCCGCGGGCAGCGCTTTTCTGTCTACGCTGTGA